The following proteins are co-located in the Paenibacillus sp. JNUCC32 genome:
- a CDS encoding SAF domain-containing protein: protein MPIIRRRSRKLIFAGLAGAAVTGAVCAGAMLYYVHGSKEERHVERTQYEQRIAELEETQLQQLNSMQAAWVPVRDIPPGHFIEAEDIKEVRMPYDGSSGNLFSGREEIAGKGAKIELLQGMPITGAMLFEEEPTRPDLRHREMKSVYLPSDLQKGDVIDVRVQFPTGQDYIVLSKKKIDRLQNPAFWTTLSEQEILLLSSALVDAYLHDATLYALTYVEPELQERAIPNYPPNAEVTKLIASNPNIVKKAEKQLELTLRNTLEDDLSKLQPSQQAQVSDMPPNSAYAGGARSPDSWSPASNINPPAKSATGTSYDGILPNDDVNTEVTLREEKASEAEQILGSTGRTDAQDGSDKTPPEADFIFSSP, encoded by the coding sequence ATGCCGATTATCAGGAGGCGAAGCCGCAAACTGATATTTGCCGGACTTGCCGGCGCAGCCGTAACTGGGGCTGTATGTGCCGGCGCCATGTTGTATTATGTGCACGGCTCTAAAGAGGAGCGGCACGTGGAGCGCACCCAATACGAGCAGCGAATCGCGGAGCTTGAAGAGACCCAGCTGCAGCAGCTCAATTCGATGCAGGCGGCATGGGTCCCGGTAAGAGATATTCCGCCGGGTCATTTCATAGAAGCCGAGGACATCAAGGAAGTGCGTATGCCGTATGACGGCTCGTCCGGCAATCTCTTCTCGGGCAGGGAAGAGATTGCCGGGAAGGGCGCCAAGATCGAGCTGCTTCAGGGAATGCCGATTACCGGCGCGATGCTCTTTGAAGAGGAGCCGACGCGGCCCGATCTCCGTCACCGGGAGATGAAATCCGTATATCTGCCAAGCGACTTGCAAAAGGGGGATGTCATTGATGTTAGAGTCCAGTTCCCAACCGGACAGGATTACATCGTTTTATCCAAAAAGAAGATCGACAGGCTCCAAAATCCGGCATTTTGGACAACGTTAAGCGAGCAGGAAATCTTATTGCTCTCCAGCGCATTGGTTGACGCTTATCTGCATGATGCTACGCTCTATGCGCTTACCTATGTAGAACCCGAGCTGCAAGAGAGAGCGATTCCGAACTATCCGCCGAACGCGGAGGTGACGAAGCTGATTGCAAGCAACCCGAACATCGTGAAGAAAGCCGAGAAGCAATTGGAGCTTACGCTCCGAAACACGCTGGAAGACGATTTAAGCAAACTCCAGCCGAGTCAGCAAGCGCAAGTGTCCGACATGCCTCCTAATTCCGCCTATGCTGGCGGAGCCAGGAGTCCGGATTCTTGGAGCCCGGCATCCAATATAAATCCCCCTGCAAAATCCGCTACCGGAACGAGTTACGATGGCATTCTCCCGAACGATGACGTGAATACGGAGGTTACGCTTCGGGAAGAGAAGGCTTCGGAGGCCGAGCAGATTTTGGGGTCAACCGGGAGGACAGATGCCCAGGACGGCAGTGATAAGACACCGCCAGAGGCTGATTTCATATTCTCGAGCCCGTAG